The region CACTGATCGGACGCGGGCGTCGCTTAAGATCCAAGAAGGGTGCAACAACTTCTGCACGTTTTGCATCATCCCGTGGGCGCGCGGCTTAATGCGCTCGCGCGATCCGCAGGAAATCATCCGCCAGGCGCGCCAGCTGGTTGCCGCCGGCTATAAAGAAATCGTTCTGACCGGCATTCATACAGGCGGCTATGGCACCGATCTGAAAGACTATAACTTTGCGTCCTTGTTGCGCGATTTAGACGAGCAAGTGCCGGGGCTGAAGCGGCTCCGCATTTCGTCGATTGAGGCGAGCCAAATTACCGATGAAGTGATCGATGTTTTGAAGCGTTCGGACAAAATCGTCCGCCATTTGCACATTCCGCTCCAGTCTGGGTCGAATACGGTGCTCAAGCGGATGCGCCGCAAATATACCGTGGAATTTTACGCGGAGCGGCTCGCCCGGTTGCGCGAAGTGTTTCCAGAGCTGGCGGTGACTTCTGACGTCATCGTCGGCTTCCCAGGCGAGACGGAAGACGAATTTATGGCGACGTACAACTTTATTCGTGAACAACGGTTTTCCGAGCTGCATGTCTTTCCTTATTCGAAGCGGACCGGCACGCCGGCGGCGCGCATGCCGAACCAAATCGATGAAGAAACGAAGCATGACCGCGTCCGCCGCTTGATCGCTCTGTCCGACCAATTGGCGAAAGAGTACGCCTCCCGTTTTGAAGGGCAAGTGCTCGAAGTCATTCCGGAAGAGCGTGACAAGGAGCGGCCGGATTTGTACGTCGGCTATACAGACAACTATTTGAAAGTCCGCTTCCCGGCAACCGAGGAAATGGTCGGTGAACTTGTCAAAGTGAAGATTACGAAAGCCGGCTATCCTTATAACGAAGGGGAGTTTGTCCGCATCGTGCCGGATGAGGCGGTTCATTCGGTAAAATTAAGCTCATAACTTCGCATGGCCAAGGCGAGACGCGAAATCAGCTTCGTGCCGTGCCCCAGCTGATGCTGGGGTTTTTCTTTTTTCCCCGGGGACACTACAGATGGCAGCTGGTTTTTGTCGAAGGAGCATGGTATGATGGTAGACGTCAGACCTTCCATCTTGACGGAAATGGCAGAAAGGGGTTTCTCCGAATGACGATGAATATCGCAAAAATGATCGATCATACGCTGCTCAAACCGGAAGCGACGGAACAACAAATCGTGCAACTGTGCACGGAAGCAAAGCAATACGGCTTTGCTTCCGTGTGTGTCAACCCAACGTGGGTGAAAACGGCGGCGCGCGAGCTTTCCGGCACGGATGTCCGCGTCTGCACGGTCATCGGCTTTCCACTTGGGGCAACGACGCCGGAAACAAAGGCGTTTGAAACAACGAACGCCATCGAAAACGGCGCTCGCGAAGTTGACATGGTGATCAACATCGGCGCGTTAAAAAGCGGACAAGACGAGCTTGTCGAGCGCGACATTCGTGCGGTTGTCGAAGCGGCGGCTGGCAGGTCGCTTGTCAAAGTGATCATTGAAACGGCGCTTTTGACCGATGAGGAAAAAGTGCGCGCCTGCCAGCTCGCAGTGAAAGCCGGCGCTGATTATGTGAAAACGTCGACCGGGTTTTCGGGCGGAGGTGCGACGGTGGAGGATGTGGCGCTGATGCGGAAAACGGTCGGCGACAGAGCAGGCGTCAAAGCATCAGGCGGCGTCCGCGACTGGAAAACCGCTGAGGCGATGATCAACGCCGGCGCGACGCGCATCGGCACAAGCTCTGGGGTGGCGATCGTCACCGGCAGGACGGGCCGCGCTGACTACTAAGCCCGGTTTCGGTCATGCAAAAACAGAATGACCTTTTCGATGGCGCCGACAAATGGAAGAGCAGCCACTGAGCAAATGACGTTGAACAAGACGCTCACATGAGCGAGCTGCACATCAGGCGCTGGGCTGAGCCTAGCGGCAAAACTGGCGAGCGGCTCGGTCCAAAAGGCGAACAAAGCGGCGCCGACGACGTTCAGCCATAGATGGGTGTAGGCGGTCAGCTGGGCCTCTTTGCTGGAGCCGATCGAAGCCAAAAGTCCAGTGATGCACGTACCGATGTTGGCGCCAAGCAACAGAGCAATCGCCGCGGACAGCGTCAAAAGCTGTTCGTTTAAAAATCCCATGGCGATGCCGATCGTTGCCGCGCTCGAGTGGACGAGAGCGGTGAGGACGATGCCGGCAAGAAGGCCGACAGCGACGGATCGGTTCGTTTCTTTAAGCCATGCATCAACGAACGGATAGGCGGCAAGCGGTTTAGCGAGGCTGCCAAAGCCGTCCATGGCAAACAGCACAGCGGCGAGGCCGACAGCGGTCATGCCGATGCCGAGAACAAGGTGATGGCGGCCGAAAAAAACAAGCAGCGCGCCGCTTATAAGAAGTGGGATGGCGCCATCGCCGATATCAAGCGTCATCAGCTCGGTCGTGATCGTCGAGCCGATATTGCTGCCTAAAATGATGCCGATCGATTGGCGGAACGACAAGTAGCCGGCGGCGACAAGGCCGACCGTCATCACCATCACCGCTGAGCTGCTTTGCAAAAGAGCGGTCGTCGCCAAACCGGCGGCAAATCCTTGCAGCGGCGTGGCGGTAAAGCGCATGAGCCACCGTTTTAACCGATGGCCGGACAACGTGTAAAGCCCAGCTTTCATCATAAACATGCCAAGAAGAAACAAAGCGGTGTAAATGGCAAACAGCATCAGAAACGACCCCATGGGCGATCCCCCCTTTCACCCTATATGTATGGGCCTTGTCCGCGGGTGATGACCGTTTTTTCAGCGCGGGGAAGAAGCGGCCAGCAGGACGCCGCTGCTTTTTTTATTGACCTTTTCTGTCAGCATGTATTATAATTGACAAGTACAATATGCAATGGTTGTTGTTCGGAGGGAGGGAAGCAGGATGTCCAAAACGATCGTTCGCAAAAATGAGTCGATCGACGACGCTCTTCGTCGCTTTAAGCGTGCCGTTTCGAAAACGGGCACTTTGCAAGAAGTGAGAAAGCGCGAATTTTATGAAAAGCCAAGCGTCAGACGGAAGAAAAAATCTGAGGCGGCTAGAAAGCGCAAGCACTAAGAGCATGCATTAAAGAGGGTGTATAATCGGTGAGTCTTCTCGATCGTTTGAATGACGATATGAAGCAGGCGATGAAAAACAAAGAGAAAGAAAAACTGTCTGTTCTCCGGATGCTGAAAGCGGCGCTGCAAAACGAAGCGATCAAGCTCGGAAAAAGCCCGCTCTCGGAAGACGAAGAGCTGACGGTTCTTTCTCGCGAACTGAAACAGCGTAAAGACTCCCTCCAAGAATTTGAAAACGCTGGCCGTTCAGATCTTGTCGAAAAAGTGAAAACCGAAATTGAAATTGTTCAATCGTATATGCCAACGCCGCTGACAGAGGACGAGCTGCGCGAATTGATCGAGCAGACGATCAAGGAAGTCGGCGCCTCTTCGAAAGCGGATATGGGAAAAGTGATGGGCGCGATCATGCCGAAAGTGAAAGGAAGAGCGGATGGTTCGCTCGTCAACAAACTTGTCCAACAACAGCTGTCATAAATGCAATGGGCCTTGCCGGCAGGCGGGCCCGTTGTTTTTGAAAAGCGGTGCTAGAACCCCCTTTTGTCTCATACATATGAGATGAAAGGGGGTTCTTTTTGATGGTGAAAAAATGGCGCCAGCAGGTGAAGCGGTGGATGGCGGAAAAGCTTGAACTTCCCGCCGACATTATGATGGACCTGCCCCGCATTACGATGGTTGGTCACATACATATTTACATTGAAAACCACCGCGGGCTGCTCGCGTTCAGCGATAAAGAGCTCCGCCTTTTGCTGCGGAACGGACAGCTCGTCGTCCGCGGCGAACAGTTTGTGATTAAAACGATTTTGCCGGAAGAAATTTTGTTGGAAGGACAAATCAGACAAGTCGTTTATATAGATGAATAGCGAGGAGGAACGGAGATGAAAAACGAATGGGTCGACACGCTCGCCGGCAGTGTGCGGGTCAAAGCGAGAGGGAAAGGGATCGAACGGTTGATCAACACCTGCGTCCGCCAAGGGATTGTCGTCTGGAACGTGAAAAAGCATAGCGCGGATACCGCGACGTTTTTCATTAAGCTCAGCGACGTGAAACGGCTGCGCCATGTCGCCCGGCAAAGCGAATGCAAACTTTCGTTTGTCGGGAGAACCGGGCTGCCGTTTTTTTGGCGGCGAGCCTGGCAGAACAGCGGGTTTTGGCTCGGCTTGCTCCTTTTTATAGCGATTGTGTTTTTGCTTTCGAACATCGTTTGGAAGATCGAGATCAAAGGGGCGGCTCCAGAGACGGAGCATCAAATTGCCCGCGAGTTGAAGCGAATGGGAGTCGAGCGCGGCGCATTTCAGTTTCTGCTTGATGACCCGGAGACGCTGCAAAAAAAGCTGACGGAACGCGTTCCGGACATCACGTGGGTCGGCGTTGAGTGGAAAGGGACGTCGCTTCACTTCCGCGTCGTTGAAAAAGAGATTCCGGAGCCGAAAAAACCGATTCCACCGCGTCATCTCGTGGCAAAAAAAGAGGCGGTCATCGCTGATTTGTTCGTTGAAGAGGGACAACCGCTCGTTTCCGTCAACGACTATGTGCAAAAAGGCCAGCTGCTTGTTTCTGGCATTATCGGCGCTGAAGGGAGGACGAAGTTTGTGCCGGCGTCAGGGAAAGTGTTTGGCGAAACATGGTACAAGTCTACGGTCGTCCTGCCGCTCGAGACGACGTTTCGTGTGTTGACCGGCAAGTTCACCGAACGGCATTATGTCGGAATCGGGCGCCTTTTGATCCCCGTTTGGGGATGGAAGAAGCCGGTGTTTGCCCATACCATCGTTGAGACAGAAAAACGGCCGTTTCGTTTTTGGAAATGGGACTTGCCGCTCTATTACGAGCGCATCACGATCCGCGAGGCGGAAGAAGTGAAGCGGCGCTACACGTGGGAAGAAGCGTTCGCGGAAGCGAAAGAGATCGCCCGCCGCGAGCTGAGGGCGAAATTGCCGGAGGAGGCGGCCATTCGCAGCGAAAAAGTTTTGCATCAGGCGAAAGAGAATGGTAAAGTAAGGGTAGAATTGCATTACGAAGTCATCGAAAATATTGCTGTACCACAACCCATCGTCCAAGGAGATTGAGAATGTCAGAGCAGTTCGTTACGATCAGCCAACATGTGCGAAACCCGCAGGAAGCGGTGGCGCTCTTTGGCGTTCATGACATCCATTTAAAGCGGATCGAGGAAGAGCTTGGCGTGTCGATTGTGACGCGCGGGGAAACGGTCAACGTCTCCGGCGCGCCGCAGCAAGTTCAGCTCGTTGATGAATTGCTTCGCCATTTATTGATCGTCATTCGCAAAGGGGCGGCGGTCAGCGAGCGCGACATTATCTACGCCATCCAGCTGGCGAAAAAAGGGGCGCTTGACGGCCTTGTTCAGCTGTACGACGAGGAGATTACAAAAAACGCCAAAGGAAAGCCGATCCGCGTCAAAACGTTGGGCCAGCGCTATTATGTTGCAGCAATTGAACAGCACGACTTGACGTTCGGCATCGGCCCAGCCGGCACCGGAAAAACGTATTTGGCGGTCGTCATGGCGGTCAAGGCGTTAAAAAACGGCAGCGTCAAGCGCATCATTTTGACTCGTCCGGCCGTTGAGGCCGGAGAAAGCCTCGGCTTTTTGCCCGGCGACTTAAAAGAGAAGGTCGACCCGTATTTGCGCCCGCTTTATGACGCTTTAAACGATGTGCTCGGCGCAGAGTACACGCAGCGGCTGATTGAGCGCGGCACGATTGAAATCGCCCCACTCGCCTACATGCGCGGCCGGACGCTGGAGGATGCGTTCGTCATCCTTGACGAGGCGCAAAATACGACGCCAGCGCAAATGAAAATGTTTTTGACCCGGCTCGGCTTCGGCTCGAAGATGGTCATTACCGGCGATATTTCCCAAGTCGACTTGCCGAAGGGCGTCGAATCGGGGCTTTCGGTCGCCAAGCGCATTTTGGCCTCCATTAGCGGCATCGCCTTTGTGTTTTTGGAACAGTCGGATGTCGTT is a window of Geobacillus kaustophilus DNA encoding:
- a CDS encoding Na/Pi symporter; the protein is MGSFLMLFAIYTALFLLGMFMMKAGLYTLSGHRLKRWLMRFTATPLQGFAAGLATTALLQSSSAVMVMTVGLVAAGYLSFRQSIGIILGSNIGSTITTELMTLDIGDGAIPLLISGALLVFFGRHHLVLGIGMTAVGLAAVLFAMDGFGSLAKPLAAYPFVDAWLKETNRSVAVGLLAGIVLTALVHSSAATIGIAMGFLNEQLLTLSAAIALLLGANIGTCITGLLASIGSSKEAQLTAYTHLWLNVVGAALFAFWTEPLASFAARLSPAPDVQLAHVSVLFNVICSVAALPFVGAIEKVILFLHDRNRA
- the mtaB gene encoding tRNA (N(6)-L-threonylcarbamoyladenosine(37)-C(2))-methylthiotransferase MtaB, whose product is MPTVAFHTLGCKVNHYETEAIWQLFKKAGYERKEFESRADVYVINTCTVTNTGDKKSRQVIRRAVRRNPDAVVCVTGCYAQTSPAEVMAIPGVDIVIGTQDRHKILDYIEQFQRERQPINAVHNIMKTRVFEEMDVAEFTDRTRASLKIQEGCNNFCTFCIIPWARGLMRSRDPQEIIRQARQLVAAGYKEIVLTGIHTGGYGTDLKDYNFASLLRDLDEQVPGLKRLRISSIEASQITDEVIDVLKRSDKIVRHLHIPLQSGSNTVLKRMRRKYTVEFYAERLARLREVFPELAVTSDVIVGFPGETEDEFMATYNFIREQRFSELHVFPYSKRTGTPAARMPNQIDEETKHDRVRRLIALSDQLAKEYASRFEGQVLEVIPEERDKERPDLYVGYTDNYLKVRFPATEEMVGELVKVKITKAGYPYNEGEFVRIVPDEAVHSVKLSS
- a CDS encoding GatB/YqeY domain-containing protein, which encodes MSLLDRLNDDMKQAMKNKEKEKLSVLRMLKAALQNEAIKLGKSPLSEDEELTVLSRELKQRKDSLQEFENAGRSDLVEKVKTEIEIVQSYMPTPLTEDELRELIEQTIKEVGASSKADMGKVMGAIMPKVKGRADGSLVNKLVQQQLS
- the deoC gene encoding deoxyribose-phosphate aldolase → MTMNIAKMIDHTLLKPEATEQQIVQLCTEAKQYGFASVCVNPTWVKTAARELSGTDVRVCTVIGFPLGATTPETKAFETTNAIENGAREVDMVINIGALKSGQDELVERDIRAVVEAAAGRSLVKVIIETALLTDEEKVRACQLAVKAGADYVKTSTGFSGGGATVEDVALMRKTVGDRAGVKASGGVRDWKTAEAMINAGATRIGTSSGVAIVTGRTGRADY
- a CDS encoding PhoH family protein; translation: MSEQFVTISQHVRNPQEAVALFGVHDIHLKRIEEELGVSIVTRGETVNVSGAPQQVQLVDELLRHLLIVIRKGAAVSERDIIYAIQLAKKGALDGLVQLYDEEITKNAKGKPIRVKTLGQRYYVAAIEQHDLTFGIGPAGTGKTYLAVVMAVKALKNGSVKRIILTRPAVEAGESLGFLPGDLKEKVDPYLRPLYDALNDVLGAEYTQRLIERGTIEIAPLAYMRGRTLEDAFVILDEAQNTTPAQMKMFLTRLGFGSKMVITGDISQVDLPKGVESGLSVAKRILASISGIAFVFLEQSDVVRHPLVAKIIDAYDEAGL
- the yqfD gene encoding sporulation protein YqfD, translating into MKNEWVDTLAGSVRVKARGKGIERLINTCVRQGIVVWNVKKHSADTATFFIKLSDVKRLRHVARQSECKLSFVGRTGLPFFWRRAWQNSGFWLGLLLFIAIVFLLSNIVWKIEIKGAAPETEHQIARELKRMGVERGAFQFLLDDPETLQKKLTERVPDITWVGVEWKGTSLHFRVVEKEIPEPKKPIPPRHLVAKKEAVIADLFVEEGQPLVSVNDYVQKGQLLVSGIIGAEGRTKFVPASGKVFGETWYKSTVVLPLETTFRVLTGKFTERHYVGIGRLLIPVWGWKKPVFAHTIVETEKRPFRFWKWDLPLYYERITIREAEEVKRRYTWEEAFAEAKEIARRELRAKLPEEAAIRSEKVLHQAKENGKVRVELHYEVIENIAVPQPIVQGD
- the rpsU gene encoding 30S ribosomal protein S21, which translates into the protein MSKTIVRKNESIDDALRRFKRAVSKTGTLQEVRKREFYEKPSVRRKKKSEAARKRKH
- the yqfC gene encoding sporulation protein YqfC; its protein translation is MVKKWRQQVKRWMAEKLELPADIMMDLPRITMVGHIHIYIENHRGLLAFSDKELRLLLRNGQLVVRGEQFVIKTILPEEILLEGQIRQVVYIDE